A segment of the Candidatus Bathyarchaeota archaeon genome:
GTATCGCAGAAAGCAGAAAAATTCACACGGGGCTGATAGAGTTTTATATCGGCATTTCCATAAACGGCCATACGGCTATTTTCTCCAGTTGTTGAATTATGCCATTCGCCATCTCTATAAGTCGGCCATAAAGATGTGAAGCCATTCCACAGTGAGGATTCATCAAAATCCGTGTCTCCACTGAACGCGTCATGTGTGGCTAGGTCTAATGCGTTGTGTATTGTATTGTCTTCCGCCAAAGCATGGTAGAAAAAGCGACTCACCCAATACCAATATTGATAACCGCAGTTTTCAACTGTCTCATTTAAGGCAGCAGAACCCATTGGGAAGCCAATGTAGCAGTCAGGCCCATTATCTTTTGTGTATGCATGATAACCATCGCTGCTCATTTCATTAGCCGAAGGGTTACTTACTACTGCCTTGTGCATCCAAGCGAACGGCATACCCTGTGCATGAGTACCGTTTACAAATCCTCCTTCGCCCATCACTGGATACTCAATTCCATGGTATGTATCAACCCACTGGTCGATTCTTGCTGACAAGCAGGTATTTATGAAGGCGAAGAATGTGTTGTCGGTTGTATGATTATAAATTTCTTGATCATATACCCCATACTCAGGGTGGTCTGCGGGCTCGGGATGAAAAGTTGTTGTTGTAAAAGTTCCTCGCTGGTCTTCTATCATATAATGGAATTCACCGTTTACTATGTTGCCGACTCCGTGGTCAAAGTCAACTACTGCCATCTGAGGATAGTTGGAAGCAAGATAGGTTATTTTGCTCAGAATTGCATCTTTATTTGAGCCTGAATTCTGTACTCCTTGATTATCTATTTCTGGACCGGGGAAATTGTAGCTGTTGTTTGTAAACAGACTTGCGATGTATAAGGCAAGGCATTGTTGGGCACCAACTTCATCATTTGATTTGCGCCAGCTTTCGCCTGTATTGGGCGGATTTCTTGAGGCTGAGCTTTCAGAACCCCAAACACTTGCACCACCTGTAGCACCCATGACTGGCTCCGAGATTACAGTAACCAGAAGAGGGGAAAGTACTAAGAGACAAAGCAATAACCTACTAATTTTAAAACGTCTTAACTTAGTCAGTCCTTTAAAAGAAAATGGTTTTTTCTCAAGGAGAACATAGGCTGATACTGACGAAAGAAAAACTCCTGTAAATACAGTGAGCGCTATTAGAGGTAATGCCAATATGAAGGCACCTTCACTTGTTAAGGCCTCGGGTTGCTCTGTTGATGCGTTTTCATTGCCTGCAAAAGGAAGTAGTCCAGTCGGTGGCTCCATTGTTGAAATTCTTTGATGAATATAGCAGACTTCCTTTGTGTCTGCCCAGACATAAACGTTAAAGCCATAAACGTAACCAGGGTAAAATTTATCCAGGCACACCCAAACGTGATACATTGGATAAAGCTCAAGAGCGTCTTGACCGCGTGCTTTGTCAGCATCTACATATATGGACGGAGCAAAGAGTTTCTCCACTATCATGCCGTTGGTTACATTAAATTTTATCCCGCCGATGGTTCCTGGTTGCGAACTATCGGGCGAGTAAAGCTTAACTTTAGAAATCGCAATTTCTATTGCTTCTGATTCAGAGAGAGTTATTTTTGTGTTGCTTATAGGGTATAGGTTCCAGTTGTCAATGAAATATTTGAGGAAGCCATTCTCATAACGCAGGGCAACGCATTTGTTCGGCGCTTCTATGCCGTTGCACACGTATGTCCATCTAAAGGTCATACCTTCTGATACAGATGTTATGTTTAGCTTGATATTTTGGGAAATTTTTGATGTATTTGTATTTATATCCTCTTTTACTATCATACTGCTTAATTCTTGGTAGAAAGAGTTACCAGTTTGGACTTGGTAATTGCTGAGAAAGTCCCGTGCCATCGTGATAGTATCGGCGCCATGCAATTTTGCTGAGGGCGAACCCTCGTTAGTTGAAACATAAATCATTTGCAATGAGCCTTTTACGAAAGTACAGCGTGTATCCAGATTGCTGCTTGGGCTACTCAAAATTGTATAGACAGTATCTTGAGGAAGATTCCCCTGATACAAGTCACTAGAATATAGTGATGTTGAGATATTATAGTGTGATAAGTCAACGCCCAGAACATTTTCTAAAGTTAGAATTGTCTTTTGTTGACTTGTAGGCTCTGCTGCTTTAACACTTGGAATAGATGTAACTACAATCGAGGAAAGGATTGAAAGAACAATTATCGACATTATAAGTCGGGTTTTTTTCGTCATTCTTTATCACTTCATGCGCTTATTGAAAGCAAACAAGCAAGGTTCTACAAGTCAAGATTGCGCATGTCGCTTTTATATTTTACTAATAATTCGTTCAGAAAAACAATTATATTTTTGAACAACATTCAATACTACATACATCGCATTTAATACATCAAATAGTAAAATATATATCTGCAAACTGAGATTAGAAGATTGGTGAGTTGATGAGAAGAATAGGCGTTCTTTTGCTTGCCATAGTTCTTATAGTTCCTTGCACGATGATTTTCAACCCTGTAACTGCGGCTACATCGGATGACTCATGGGAAACTAAAGCGCAGATGCCTATTGCTTCCTCCGGTTTAGGCGCAGCAGTTTGCAATGAAAAGATATACGCTATCGGCGGTTACGATGAAAAATGGAAATTAACTGGGACAAATCAGATGTATAACCCATCAAGCGACAGCTGGACTATTCAGGCATCGATGCCTACCCCGCGGTCGTTTTTCGGAATAGCAGTTTGCCAAAATAAGATTTATGTTATTGGAGGCGCCAACAAATCCGGACTTGTTCCCTTTTCAAATATCCTTGAAGTCACTGGAGTGACCAACATAAATGAAGTCTACGACCCCGCAACTAATACTTGGCAGACTATGTCGCCTATGCCTACACCTCGAAGCAATATACAGACAAATGTCGTGGAAAATAAAATCTACGTTACGGGGGGATTTACTTTTCCCAATTTTGAACTTATCAATTCTATGGAGGTTTATGATCCCCTGACGGACTCTTGGTCAAATATGTCACCGATGCCAATCCATCAGAGCAAGTTTTCTTCAGTCGTTTACAACGATAAAATATACTGCATAAACGATAATATCACCCAAATATTTGATCCTAAAACAGACACCTGGACCTCCGCAAGCCCACCACCCGACTCGGTTTATCAGAGTGCGGCAGGCGCCACAACGGAAACGACGATCACACGGTTATATTTCTTCAGTGGAGGGACTAATTTTGATTTAACCCAAATCTATGATCCAGCCCGCAACATTTGGACTCAAGGTGTCTCTATGCTTTCACCGCGAATCGACGCGGCAGTTGCAGTATTTAATGATACCTTTTTCTTGATGGGGGGAACGGAACCGAATTATGCCAAAATTCTTGCGGTCAACGAAAAATACCTCCCTGCCGATTATGGAGGCTCCGATGACCAAGAAACCTTGACGGAATCAGCATCCTCCGACCAAACGCAAACCTTCCACACAACATTACTTGCAGCCACAGCTGTAGCAATCGCACTCGTGACTATTGGGCTGGCTGCATATTTTAGGAAAAACAAGCACACTTAGCAACTTTCAGGCACATCCCCATCGCCCAAACAGGGGCAGCCAGATAAAATAGGGCAACAGCAACCGCTATCAGGGTAGATACCGCGCAGTTATGGTGGTGCTGTAGCTGGGCGAAAAGTACACCGAACACTCACATTTCGGGTTCGGAAGAAATCCACAGGTCTGGAGGTTTGCCTGCTCAAGCAAGCGCAGTATGTCCTATGCGAGGAGCTTGGCAAAAAATGGTGTTGAGGTTCCAGTGGAAGAGGGGGTTTTTTGCGGTTTTGCTATCATTTTTGACTATTTGCGCGGTGATGCTGTGGTTTGCATTCCCAAGGTTTCTAGTCAGGTTCATGTCAACAATTCTTAAATATATAGAAAGCGGAAGGTTCGCTAAAGTGATAGTAGCCTAAGAAGGGGCAGACTGGCGGGTCGGAGATGGAAGGCGCAAGTGACTCCGGATGGAGCCAGTTAAGCCGAATTCATCCCTCTTGCCCAGTTCCTAGGCAACTATCTTAGCGAAAGTTTAGTTCATTACACTATAAATACTTACCGTTAAATTTTAACAACCCAGACAGCGATTGTTTATTTTCAATATGTTTTCACAATACACTTTAGCATTTCCCACTAATAAGAAGGCAAACCACAGAAACACAGCGCCCAAAGCACCAAAAAACAGCCGCAGAAGCGCACGGCCAAACAGACTAAAAGAAATTTATGTCCCAACAAACAAATCTAACACACAGCAGAGGATGGAAAAGAATGGCGGAGAAACCAATCACGGAACGCAGCAAAGAAACCCTCGCATGGATCCAAAAACAGCAGAAAACAAACGGGCTAGGCATGGTTGAAACCGAAAAGGTCCCCGACCAAGCCGCCGTGCGTTATCTGCTCCGCAAAGGCGACGTGTTTGAGCCGCAGGAAGGCATGATAAAATCCATGGCGGAACCCGAATCCGAGGAGGCAGGCGAATTCCCCGACCATGCACCATGGGTCTGGAGAACCCCTAAGCCCAAACGCAAAGGCGACATACCCGAACCGTACGAGTATTTGGCTTACCCCGACTGGACGGTGCTGCCCTCTGCGGTGGCGGAGGCACTGCGGGGCATGGGCTTCTCCGGCGCACCCTTCCTCTACGAGGGCTACAGCTACCGCAAAATGATGGGCGGCGCGCTACGACGCAAGATGGTGGGCACCCACTCTAAAGAGGAACTGCTTGCGGAGCTGAGTCTTCGGGGCAAGTCAGATGCGGAGGTGGCTGCGCTTAAGCAGAAAATCGAGGATGCCGCTGAGGAATGCAGGGGCAACAAGACGGTCACCGAGGTGGAGGTTGCCGAGGGCATTGTGTATTACCCCAAAGACGGCAGCGTTGGGTTTGCTGAATAGTGCAAGAAGTGTTAAATATGGAAATCACTGATTAACTGATGTTTATCTTAGCTGCGGATGAATAGTATGAAGCCAAATTTGCTGACGTTTGATGACGTTATTGTTTCTCAGGGCGCCAAAAAAGCGAAGACCCCACGAGTCGGGAAAGTAGAGTTTAAAAGCATCAGGGTGAAGGGTAAAACCCTCAAGTTTACCGAGGCTATAGTCGCCGATGTTTCTTCAGAGGGTAAAGTGTATTCTTGTACGAACAGGGATTTCGGCATCGTTGTAATGTCCCCTAACTTGCAGGACTGCATAAGAAGCTTCGAGGATGAAATACGCTTCATCTACAGCGAATATGCATTAGAAAGTGACGAAAAGTTAACGGCTGATGCAAGAGACCTCAAGAGTAAGATACTAAGCCGCGTTAAATCTTAGGCGTTGCTTGCATGGCAACTCTTAAGGCAAGAGAAGTAATCAGCAGCCTAAAAAAGAAGGGTTTCCTCCAATCTGAGGGCGACCACACCTACTTTGTTTTACACGTCAGCGGTAAAAAAACTTCAATCCGCACAAAAGTAAGCCATGGAAAAACCGAGTTGGATGAGTATCTGCTGCATATGATGTCACTCCAGGTTAAACTGGAAAAAAGACAGTTCGCTGATTTGGTTAATTGCCCACTTTCAGCACAAGATTACCTGAGAATTTTAGAGGCACAGGGCTACCGTTTTACTTGAGGCTTTATTTACATACAGCGCACTGTTGCTTTGATAAGGCTTAATAGTTTCTTGCGCCGAGTACATCTAAACTGCCAGTGTGACTTGTCATGGTTGATGTTTGGTTACCCTACGGAAAAACCGACGTGTGCGTACGTGTCCCAGCCCGCAACCTGCTCGGAACCATCGAGCCTAAAGAGACCGCTGCGGCGCCGGACCAGAAAGCCGAAATAGAACGGGCCCTGCATGAACCTATCGGCGCCAAGCGCCTATCGGAAATCGCCACGGCTGACTCTAAAGTCGCCATCGTCGTGGATGACCACACCCGCAAAGCCCCCAGCGAGCGGATGCTGCTGCCTGTGCTATCGGAGCTTAACTTGGCAGGCGTCAAAGACGAGAACGTCACAGTAATTTTTGGCTGCGGAACCCACCGCGCCGTCACAGCCGAGGAAGCCAAGGAGCTGCTAGGCGAAGAAGCCCTAAGACGCGTCAAAACGGTGAGCCACTGCTGCACCGGCGAGGACGCCGTGTATGTGGGCACCACCAAAACCTACGGCAACAAGGTCTACGTTAACCGGGTTTTCGCGGAAGCCGACGTTAAGGTGCTGCTGGGCGATGTGAATTACCATTACTATGCGGGTTATGGGGGAGGCAGAAAGAGCCTGCTGCCCGCGGTTTGCAGCCAGGAAACCATCAAGCAGAACCATGCCCTGCTGCTTTCTGCTGCTGCCAAAACAGGCAACCTTGAGGATAACCCTGTGCATGTTGATATGATGGAGGCGGCGCGGCTGGCGAAGGTGGATTTCATCGTTAACGTGGTGGAGAACAAGAAGGGCGAGATCGTGCGGGCATTCGCCGGCGACTTAGAAGCCGCCTTTCTGGAGGCTACTAAGCTGGTGGATGAGATGTACCGCGTCACGGTGGATCGACGCGCCGACATCGTTGTGGTCAGCGCAGGCGGGCACCCAGCCGACATTAACCTCTACCAGGCCTACAAGGGACTCGATAACGCGTTGGATGCGGTGAAGCGGGGCGGCGTCATAATTCTTGTGGCGGAGTGCCCCGAGGGACATGGCAACCAGGTTTTCTATGACTGGATGATTAAGCTGCCCGACATCAAAGCCATGGAGCGCGAGGTTAAACGCAACTTCGTGATGGGGGGACACAAAGCCTACTACCTGCTTAAGGCGCTGCAGAATCACCCCATAATCCTGGTTTCCTCGCTGCCGGATTACTACGCCACCAGCATCTTCAAGCTAAAAACCGCACGGGCCGTCAACGACGCCTTAGGCGAGGCTTTCAAGATTGCGGGGTCGGCTTCGAGGGTTTGGGCGATGCCGCAGGGCAGCTACACCCTTGCCGTGTTTAAAGCCCCCGAGGAAGGCAAAGCTTAAACTCACCGCCGCATGGTGTATGCCGCCTGTATGTTGCCTGCGTTAAGCGTAACCTTTAAGTTTCAACATATAAATCCTGTTAGGCAAGGCGAAACGATGCAAGAAACCTTTACCCTCCGCAAATTCGGCCCAGACGACCTGCAAGGCGTCATGCAAATCAACCGCGTCTGCCTCCCCGAGAACTACACAGACTTCTTTTTCGTTGACCTCCACCAGCGCTTCCCCGAAACCTTCATTGTGGCGGAGGAGAACGGCAAAATCGTAGGCTACATCATGTGCCGCATAGAAGTGGGCTTATCTAACTTCGGCTTCGGCGGCTTGGTCCGCAAGGGACATGTGGTTTCCATCGCGGTTATGCCGCAGGCAAGACGCAAGGGCGTGGCGAAGGCTCTGATTAATCGGGCGCTGCAGGGTATGGAGTACTATAAAGCTAAGCAGGGTTTTCTGGAGGTCCGCGTAACCAACGACGCCGCGATTACCCTGTATAAGAATTTGGGCTTTGAGATTACCCGCACCATTAACGGCTACTACAGTGACGGCGAAGACGCCTACGTTATGACTAAGCGTTTATCTTAGCCTAAAGAAACACATAAATTACTTAATTGCCGCTCTTAGGGTATGGCAACAGACCCAGCTTTCTTTATCCTGTTCGAGGTTGGGTTGTTAATTGTTATTTCTTCCCTCGGCTCAGAGCTATTCAAGAAGCTTAGACTCCCCGGGGTAATCGGCGCCATCTTAGTCGGACTCTTCATTGGGGGCCCGGGAGGATTGGGGCTTGTAACGGACTTGACAGTAATTAACATATTAGCAGCGTTGGGTTCGATTTTAATCCTCTTTGTCACGGGTTTAGAGTTTGATGCTGCAGCCTTTTGGAAGGTAGGCAGCAAAGCCTTCCTGCTTACCACCATCGGGGTGATTCTATCAATCGTCCTGGGATTTGGAATCGGGTTGGCGCTGGGGTGGACCTGGCAAGCCGCCATCCTTTTAGGAGCCGTATTAGCACCCAGCGGAACCAGCGTGATAGCCGCGGTTCTCAGCTCCGAGGGCGCCGTAGATTCAAAAGTGGGGTCAACACTGATAACGGCAGTTATCCTCGATGACATAGAGGGCATCCTTATCCTAACCGTGGTGCTGGGAATCATCACGGAAAACACGTTCTCAACCGCCAGTCTGCTGCGAGTAGGCGTCATTGCTACCCTGTTTATCTTCGTATCAATCTACATAGGCAGCAAAGTTTTTCCGCTGATAATCAAACGATTCGAACGCGTCCTATCAGATGAAGTCTTATTCGCGGTTCTGCTGGGCTTGGGGTTAATGCTGGCTTTTGTCGCCACACAAGTCGGATTAGCAGCAGTAACTGGAGCATTCATCATGGGCGCAATTATCCCCCACGCGAAAATAGGCGAGAAACTGGCAAACAGACTCTCCATGATGAAGGAAATCTTCGCGGCGGTTTTCTTCACCAGCATTGGGTTGGTGATTAGCCCCGCAGGCATCCTCGTGATGCTTCCAGTTGGCCTTCTAATTTTGGCAGTGGCGCTTGCAGCCAGATTCGGCGGCGGATGGATTGGCGGCCGATTAGCAGGATACAGAAATAAAACGTTGTGGGCAGTAACAGTCGGGCTTGCGGTGAGAGCGGAAATGTCCTTTATCATCGCCTACGAAGGGGTAGCAACGGGTATCGTGGGCACGGAATTCTTGGCTTTAACAGCCATAGTTGTGATTGGCTCAATGATAGTTGTTCTGCCGCTCTTTACTCGCCTAATTAGAGCCGTCACAGCAGCAAACCCCCCTAAGTAGCTTGCAGAGCCAGATAGGGCTTAGATGCAGAAAACAGGCGCTTTATGGTTAAAGGAACAACAAAATCCAACACAACAACTACGGCAAGCAACCCAAACCGCACATCCACCGCTAAAGCAGCAGTGTCCACGAAAACCTGGAAGTTCTGGGCGCCCGCCACCAGATTCATCGACGCCATCCAAAGCGTCAAAGCCGTCAGCGGCACAGCGGCGATGAGTGAAATTTTTTCTTTTAGCCGAAAAAGCAGCACATAGGAGAACGCCAACACGGGACCATAAAATGCCAGCGCACCCAGGATGCCCAGGGGCCAGCCCAGCGGGTTAAGCTCGATGGCAAGGCCTGTGACGTTGATGGCGTAGAAGGTAGTTATCAAATCCAGGCTCCAGAACGCCAACGCGGCGCCTTGGAAGGCAAAAAGCAGGTTATGCCAGCGGTGAGGGTCAGCTTTTTCTGGATGTGCCTGTGGGCGGAGTTTGAGGAGGGCTATGCTGGAGGCTGCAAGAATCAGAATCAGCAGGTAAAGCAGGCCCAGCCAGGCGTCTCCGCCGCGGATAAGCGCAGCCACATTGAATATCCAGACGATGCCGGTGGCGACTAGAAAGCCCTGGGCTAAACTTTTGATTGCCCCCATGTGAAGTATTCTCCCCAGGTTCCGCTAGGCAGCCGGCGGTAATAACTTTTATTCCCAAAAGCAGCCTGCAGGCACCTGTAGGACAACGCAACATATTAAAGCCGCTTGCCAGACGCGTATCAAGAGGAGACAACACTTGGTTAAGACCGCCCTGATTAAAACCAGAAAACGCATCGCCCTAATCGCCCACGACAACAAAAAAGAGGACATGCTGCAGTGGGCAAAATATAACTTGGGCACGCTCCAGAAACATGAGCTCTACGCAACAGGCACCACAGGCACGATGCTGCAAAGGGAGCTTGGGCTCAGCATTAACATTTTAGAGTCAGGCCCCTTGGGCGGCGACATGCAGGTTGGCGCACGCATAGCAGACGGCGACATTGATTTCCTGATTTTCTTCTGGGATCCCCTTGCACAGTTGCCCCATGACCCCGACGTAAAAGCTCTTCTGCGGGTAGCCGTGGTCTGGAATATCCCGGTGGCGTGTAATCGCAGTTCAGCGGACTTCTTGATTTCTTCACCGCTTATGTGCGAGGACTACGTGCGCAAAATCACTGACTACGAATGCTACCGCCACCGCCTCGACAGGCAAATTTAGCCTCTGCCCTATTGGCGGTCAATACAGGATGCAAACCATTAAATAACCTCCCAACTTATCTTTTTTAGGGATGTTATTTTGGATTTCTTATCAACCCTTCAGATAGTGATACCTACTGACCCCGCTACTTTGCTGTGGATACTTATCGCACTGATAATCGTTGGGTTAGTCGTGATTGTCGTCATCGGTTTCCTACTTGCTTTTCCAATCGCAGTGTTGGCAGCGGTTCTGGTCTGGTTCCTTACAGGCGGAGACCTATTCTTGACTGCGGTGACTTTTCTGGTGGTTGCTTTAGTTTCGGCGATAGTGGGCAAAGCATGGCGTGCCAGCCGCCACAACCATGACCATACCCATGAACATGAACATGAACACGAGCATGAACATGAGCACTTAGACTAACACTTGATGCACAGACACAGCTTTCTTCTTTGTTCCGTAGAAAACGCAACTGTTAATCAATCCTGTAGACACCCGGCTATAGCAAAACGAGGCTATGTATGTATCTAAAGGTTAAGAGATAAAAATGGCGTAAGCCCGATCGGGCTAACTCAATTTTTAAGAAAAGGAAAGGGGTGGGTTAAGCTGCTGGCTTAACTTTCTGGTTGATGCAGGATGCTTCTGCGTTGGCTTTGCGGATGAGGTCACCGATGGTTTCTTTAGTTGGGATGGCTGCGCCCACGGAGAGCGAGACTGCTTTCTGGTGTGCCTGCTGGAGCAGTGGCTTGATTGTGTCTTTGCATGGGTAACCGACGCTAAGCGCCAAAGCGAAGGCTTCCTGGTTGCTGGACTCCACCTGTCTGCGGGTGGCTGCAACGTCAACCTTGAGTTGGTCGCCGGTGATCATTAATCCGTTATCGAAGACCGCGCGCATGGATATGCCTAATTCAACGGCTTTTATGCCCAGCTTCGAGAGGACACCTGCCAAACGCTCGTTGATGGGTTCGCCTCTGCGGACAACCAACGTGTCTTTGCTGACCCAGACGCTACCGTTTTCGATGCGTGTAGGTAACCCGACTGCGTTAAGTTGACTGATGACTGGTCCTGGAGGTTGACCGGTGTTGCTTGCGGGAATAACCACATCGTCTGCGGCTATGTCGCCGGCTTTAGCGGTGGTTTTTACTTTGCCGCGTTCCAAAAGCAACGCAAGCTTGAAGGGGTTAAGGTCGGTGAAGAGGAAAACGTTTGATCCCTCCAAGTATTCCTCGAGCTTCTTGAGTTCAGATTGGTTGAGTTCTTCGATGGCGATTTTAATTAGTGTGTTCTTGAGGACGCGCAGGTAAACTTGTCCGTGCATCGATTTCTTGAGTTCCTGCAGCTGTGAAGCGCGGACCTTCTGGAGGCTGG
Coding sequences within it:
- a CDS encoding 50S ribosomal protein L10, whose product is MPSQQVLDEKASEVEAIKDIFKEYKSVGIASLQKVRASQLQELKKSMHGQVYLRVLKNTLIKIAIEELNQSELKKLEEYLEGSNVFLFTDLNPFKLALLLERGKVKTTAKAGDIAADDVVIPASNTGQPPGPVISQLNAVGLPTRIENGSVWVSKDTLVVRRGEPINERLAGVLSKLGIKAVELGISMRAVFDNGLMITGDQLKVDVAATRRQVESSNQEAFALALSVGYPCKDTIKPLLQQAHQKAVSLSVGAAIPTKETIGDLIRKANAEASCINQKVKPAA
- the larA gene encoding nickel-dependent lactate racemase; protein product: MVDVWLPYGKTDVCVRVPARNLLGTIEPKETAAAPDQKAEIERALHEPIGAKRLSEIATADSKVAIVVDDHTRKAPSERMLLPVLSELNLAGVKDENVTVIFGCGTHRAVTAEEAKELLGEEALRRVKTVSHCCTGEDAVYVGTTKTYGNKVYVNRVFAEADVKVLLGDVNYHYYAGYGGGRKSLLPAVCSQETIKQNHALLLSAAAKTGNLEDNPVHVDMMEAARLAKVDFIVNVVENKKGEIVRAFAGDLEAAFLEATKLVDEMYRVTVDRRADIVVVSAGGHPADINLYQAYKGLDNALDAVKRGGVIILVAECPEGHGNQVFYDWMIKLPDIKAMEREVKRNFVMGGHKAYYLLKALQNHPIILVSSLPDYYATSIFKLKTARAVNDALGEAFKIAGSASRVWAMPQGSYTLAVFKAPEEGKA
- a CDS encoding methylglyoxal synthase; protein product: MVKTALIKTRKRIALIAHDNKKEDMLQWAKYNLGTLQKHELYATGTTGTMLQRELGLSINILESGPLGGDMQVGARIADGDIDFLIFFWDPLAQLPHDPDVKALLRVAVVWNIPVACNRSSADFLISSPLMCEDYVRKITDYECYRHRLDRQI
- a CDS encoding GNAT family N-acetyltransferase; amino-acid sequence: MQETFTLRKFGPDDLQGVMQINRVCLPENYTDFFFVDLHQRFPETFIVAEENGKIVGYIMCRIEVGLSNFGFGGLVRKGHVVSIAVMPQARRKGVAKALINRALQGMEYYKAKQGFLEVRVTNDAAITLYKNLGFEITRTINGYYSDGEDAYVMTKRLS
- a CDS encoding cation:proton antiporter; the encoded protein is MATDPAFFILFEVGLLIVISSLGSELFKKLRLPGVIGAILVGLFIGGPGGLGLVTDLTVINILAALGSILILFVTGLEFDAAAFWKVGSKAFLLTTIGVILSIVLGFGIGLALGWTWQAAILLGAVLAPSGTSVIAAVLSSEGAVDSKVGSTLITAVILDDIEGILILTVVLGIITENTFSTASLLRVGVIATLFIFVSIYIGSKVFPLIIKRFERVLSDEVLFAVLLGLGLMLAFVATQVGLAAVTGAFIMGAIIPHAKIGEKLANRLSMMKEIFAAVFFTSIGLVISPAGILVMLPVGLLILAVALAARFGGGWIGGRLAGYRNKTLWAVTVGLAVRAEMSFIIAYEGVATGIVGTEFLALTAIVVIGSMIVVLPLFTRLIRAVTAANPPK